TTGACGATGTCGTAAACGCCCTGGTCTCCGAAGCTGAGGACGTTCAAGAAGGTCATGACGTAGCGCTCGCCTTCTGTCAGGATCTGCTTCAGGAAGGACTGTTTAAAGAAGCTCCATGTGAGCCGGGCGACAGGCCAGTCTACCAGGGGCTTTAAACACAGCAAAAGGATTAATAAAATCACTaatgcaccaaaaaaaaaaaacatgtcacaCTTTTAGATTTATAACCTCTCCATCAGCTCTGTGAGGCAGCAGATCCGCAGCACCATGAAGCGGGAAACGCGTCTTCGCTGCCTCTTCAGACCCCAAGAAACAGAGGAAGTAAACAGCGTAGGATAATACCAGGAGTCCTGTGTACACCAACTGAAATAAGAACACATTTTAACATCAGTTGCTAAATATCTAGAGGAGTTTTTGCAGATGTCAGATTCTTACATGAGCAGCAGAAAAGATGTAAAGACCCCATTCTCGGGCGAACACCACCAGCACCACAGTCACGCTGCACTTAGCCACCATGGCCAAACTCTCCGCCACCACTTTCAGCCGCACAAACATGTGTGCTTGAGCCAGGACCCAGAGGGGCTCGGCCAGGAGCTCCTGCACTCCTGACAGAGCAAACATCACCACGGCTGGCCCGTAGTAAGGGATGGTCTGGACATCTGGGACCTCCAGGAGCCACAGCCACACGCAGCCAAGTAGGATGGCCCATAACACACCAAGAGGCACCCTGAGGATTCAAACACAAATACCTGACTGATGAACTGatgataaacataaacaaaaccacTGTCATTCTGTTTTCTCACGTCAGCCACAGGAGGTTAATAATTTGTCTCCAGCTGCGGTTTGTCCCTGAATCTCCACTCAGACAGGCTCTCCTGAAAGCCTCTCTGGATAAAAACACTAATGTAGAGTACAGTAGTGTGAGCCTGTAGTGTAAAGACACACAAACACTGGTTACAGCAGCCAGAGCTGTGAAATCCCGCAGCAGTTTGCTCTTCCTGGTGTTCTGACAGTCTTCACCTGACGTTGACCACCCCGATCAGCTCTTTGGACACAAACCGCAGCGTGAACGCGTTCAGAAGGAAGGTAAGAACACGGAACATCACCTGGGATTAAACCAGATAAAACTGTTAGGACATTCACAAACCAGTGCAACATCCTACTTACGTCATTATTTACCTGCAGCAGAACATTGTACGAAGCTAAAGTGGAGGCATTCTTCAGTATGTCCTGAGAGCTCATGTTGGACTCAGTTTAAAAAAACGTTCGTCAGGAACGAGGCTGACCAACAAAAAGCTGTTTTCTACAACGTAAAAACATTATAGAAACATTCTATAGTCATTATGAAGGTATAACTATTGAAAACAACAGCCCTTTAGCCCTGAGAGGCACGTAGTTTAGCAGTGAAGTCTGAGTACTTCCGTACACATTGGACAGACGCACGGTGCGTGGTGACGTAATACATTGTCCACGTGATCACCGCCAGATGGCGCACTTCACCTAGTAAAATAGTTGAATAGAGTAGACCAGGTCTATTCAAGTTCGGGCCTCGAGGgcaggtatccagcacgttttagtggtttctttgctccaacacactagattcagtggtcgagtcacctgtgcagcagctcatcaggctctgcagaagcctgttaatcatctgctgattgaaatcaggtgtgttgaagcagagttaaaataaaaacatgctggataccgcccGGCCTTCGAGGCTCGGAACTGAATAGCCCTGGAATAGACCATTGAT
This sequence is a window from Nothobranchius furzeri strain GRZ-AD chromosome 3, NfurGRZ-RIMD1, whole genome shotgun sequence. Protein-coding genes within it:
- the rft1 gene encoding man(5)GlcNAc(2)-PP-dolichol translocation protein RFT1, which gives rise to MSSQDILKNASTLASYNVLLQVMFRVLTFLLNAFTLRFVSKELIGVVNVRLTLLYSTLVFLSREAFRRACLSGDSGTNRSWRQIINLLWLTVPLGVLWAILLGCVWLWLLEVPDVQTIPYYGPAVVMFALSGVQELLAEPLWVLAQAHMFVRLKVVAESLAMVAKCSVTVVLVVFAREWGLYIFSAAHLVYTGLLVLSYAVYFLCFLGSEEAAKTRFPLHGAADLLPHRADGEPLVDWPVARLTWSFFKQSFLKQILTEGERYVMTFLNVLSFGDQGVYDIVNNLGSMVARFIFLPIEESFYIFFAKVLERGRDVRNQKQEEVAVAAEVLECLLKLVLVIGLIITVFGYAYSHLALDIYGGTLLSSGAGPSLLRCYSCYVLLLAVNGVTECFVFAAMSQEEVDKYNLVMLALSVSFLVLSYLLTWWAGGVGFILANCLNMGLRILHSCLYIHRYFELSRWKPLRGLLPSPLVVVSLCVAAAVTAVSEALLCCDRGWLLRVVHVGVGGVCLLLVIAAVLFTETQLIQFVKTQLLPRYRKKHA